Genomic segment of Coffea arabica cultivar ET-39 chromosome 1e, Coffea Arabica ET-39 HiFi, whole genome shotgun sequence:
GCTTAATTAACTACGACAGATTTTCTTAACAGGAACTTCCAATTTGTTGGTATGACTAATGAAATTACTCGCACAAGAAGTTGAAAGGTTAGCTGTATTTGTACCAAATGTGAATTCAGATCCAGCATAAACAGAAAAGCtgaatggaaaaataaaatgtatTTTCTTAGATTGCCAGTTAGTTCTGAGTGAACAAGGAGgtaagaagaatgcaaaataATCAAGGCAATTCCATAAAAGCAATCACATTTGCAATAAAGTTTAAACCTTATGCTTGTAGGTTTTACTTACCTTTTGGACCACATTGGCACTTGAGTTCTTACAGTCTCCGTTGCCTTCATATGTCTGCAGGGCAAACACTTCAGCACCATCTCCGATAATACTTCCCTTCTGAATTACAGCATAAGGACCGACAAAGGATTTTTGGCCCATTCGGATTGGAGAGAATGATAGGATCCCATTTCTCACCTCATGACTTTGAAGCAATGCACCTTCCGCAATAACATCTTCTTCTCCAATAGAGACTAAAGATGGGTCTGTGATATCAATAGTATCAATCACAGCAGATGTTGCAATCTTAGCTCCAAGCATCCTGAACCAGTGATTTAAGAAAACTGTTCCTCTCAAGTGTACTGCTAAAATTTTTGAAGCAACTTCTTGAGCCTTGTAAAGTGACCACCATTTAACAAATCCCAGAGACCAAATTGAAATTTCTGGAGACAACCAATAATTTGGCTGCAAAACTGAATTCCCAAACAATGCTATGCAGAAGCAGGTCGAGCAAATGCAGAATATCCAAGATAGAGGAGCAAATGCAAGGGAAATTAAGTATCCAATCAGAGGACTTCTTTGAAGTAATGGATGTGTCCAAGAGACAAGAACTGTATAACCACGAACTGACAAGTATGCAGGACATGTCAGCAACAAGGAAATATAAGCAAGAGCAATAAGATGGGCTATCCAAATAATCAACTTTTGTGATTCTGAAACTTTGAAATCCACTTCAGCTCGGTTTGGTACTGTTTGTGTAGCAGTTGAACCAGGCAAGGTAGAACCAGGCAAAGTAGGAATAGAGCGGGATTTGACTAAAAGATTTTCAGCAAAATTCGCCAAGTCATCAATACAAGTTGCAGTAAAAATGTCGATTGCACCAACTTGAACTCCAAGAAAATCTGAAAGCCTTTGAGCTGCTCGTACCACACCAATGGAATCAACACCATAGGATACAAGACTCTCAGTGGTGGAGATCTTAGCACTAGAAATTCCAGTCTGCTCGGATAGCAGCCCCTTGAGAAATTCTATAATGTCTTTTTTACTGACAGTACCCATTGTTGAAGAAAGATCTCTTGTTTTTTGAGGATGTGATGAATTTCTTTTAGACTTAGGAGTTGATTTGTTGTCTCTACTTGCTGGCTCAACTATTACACTCAATGTCCCATCGATGAACTTTTTGGCACATTCAAACCTCCTTATCTTTCCTGATGTAGTTTTGCTGATGGACCTTGGCTTGATCAGTACAGTTGCAGCGACAATGACACCATGTTCTTCTGCCACACGGGTTTCAAGCTTCTTAACAACTTCCTGTGACGAGAACTTAGTTTCTCGAACCTCAGCAATGACAACCAAGGCAATCTGGTCAGAAACATCAGGAACAGATATGCCTTTTGCCAATAAGATCTCACTTGGAACAGAAACAGCAGCACAGCAGCCAGGACGAAGAATTTCAGATGAGCTCTCAACTGTTTTCTCAATATCTGAGGAATAAACATTTCGTCCAGCGATGATGATTAGATCTTTTATCCTTCCAGTAATGAATAATTTGCCTTCAATAACTCGCCCCAGATCTCCAGTTCTCAGGTATAGCTTTCCTGAGTGGTTGTCAAGCTTGTTTCTGAATGTTGTTTCACTTAGCTCCTTCATGTCCCAGTAACCAACTCCAGAACTCAAACTACTAACCCAAACTTCCCCttcattttctgatttttcaagCTCTTTACCTGTCTCAGGATCTACGATTCTGATATCCACATCCTTATCATTTGGATTGAAATAACCACAACAAACACGTCCTTGCCAATCAACCAAAATTGGCTTGTCCTCTCCATATGCACTGCACACATATACACAATTTTCTGCTAAGCCATATCCAGGAGCCATTACCTCTTGGGAGAGTCCAAAAGCCTGAGTCAGCTCAATAAATCGTTTCAAAGTAGCCGGCCTAATTGGTTCAGCTGCAGTCATGAGGAAAACTAAGGAGGACAAATCAAAATTCTGTACCTTGTTCAATTCTAATTTTCGAACAAGAAGTTCAAAGGCAAAGTTTGGTCCAGCACTATGAGTTGCATGATTTTTGCTGATAACCTGCAACCACAACAGTGGATCCCTGATAAATGTCATTGGTGAGAACAAAATGGCATATGCCCCACTAACCATACTTGTAAGAAGTCCACCAATCAGTCCCATATCATGGTACTGAGGCAGCCAGCTTACAAGTATGGTCCTTGATGTACTCCTGTATTTTCTTCGCATAAGTTTCACATTATGGATTAGCCCACCGTGAGTGATCATGACTCCTTTTGCTTCCCCAGTGGAACCTGATGTGAATTGAAGAAAGCACAACTCATCTGATTTAGGTTCACTGAGATCATCCATGTCATTATATTCTGCAGAAATTATGGATTTCTTGATCCAAGCATCAGTGTGAAGCCATGGAAGATTGGGCCAGTGAAGAGAGGATTTGCTTTTCCCATTCAATAAAATCATGTTCTTTGCAGAAGCTGCACGAACAGTGAGATGATAACTAAAAGTTGATAGGATTGCAGCTGGATTGCACCTTTTTGCAATGTTGCTGATATGGAGAAGTGCTTGTCCTCCTCTTTGCAGAGGATCAGGAGGAATGACAGGTACAGGGACAACTCTAGCTCTCAAACACCCAAAGAAGGCATCAACGAAATCAAGGCCAGGGAGATAGACTAAGAGAACCTTATCACCAGGATTGATAGTTGGCTTTTGGCTTGTTAAGAGCTTGTAGGCAATGACTGAAGCATTTGTATCCATTTCTTTAAATGTTCTCTGAGCTACCTTGTCTCCTTTTTCATTGATCCATGTGTAAAGAATCTTATCTTGAGTAACAGTATGAGTTGCCCAGTGTCTCAAATAGCTGTTGAGGGAAGGGAGATCTGGAAATTGTATCCCAGGGACAATTGATGGCTTACAAGATAATGCCAGCCTATTTGAGTTCAATGGAAGTAGTCTCTGCAAAGAACAAGCTTCAAGTCAGCATAATTGGTGGCTAATTGAAACTCTAGAATATGAAGCTGTATACGAAGTGAAGTGGAATCTCATGCCTTAACATATGGAAAATCTGGCACAGGAGTATTGCTTGCAAAGTGCTTCCGCATTAGAGCCATTGCATAGGATGCATTTCTTTCTGTTAGCTCAAATGCCATGAGCCCACCTATGAAATATGTGCTATTCTGACCTTGCAATTCATGTTCCAGCTTATCATAAAACCCATTCTTCATATCTGTTTTAGAAGGGAAAGATCAGAATATGTTTAGTGCGAAATAGGCATCTTTACCTTAAATCTACCCACATACCTTCACTGCTGACATGAGGAAAGTACTTAAATTGCCGTTGCAAAACCACTTTCTGAACTTGACCTCCCATATTTTCTACAGCATTTATTGCAAGATCAGTAACAGTTGAACCCCTGATATCAGAAGAATTTCCATAAGaccagaaaagaaaaatgtcCGTGTCTCCATAAAATCTCTGCATTGCAACAGGGTTTCCTAAAGTTGCAGGATCAATCATAAATTCTTCAAAGTAGTAAAATCCCTTTGGAATATGCTCCAATCCCTTTGTCTTCAAAACGGTGGTATAATAGTCGATAGTTTCTACTTTACTGAATAACTCCTTCTCAAGCATGCTCATGTGCAGGCACTCATTCATACTTCCTACAATTGAAACCTGTTAAATAATGCAAAGAAATAACAGCAGCGAATTATACATGTTATTAGTTCAACAAACCTGGAAGGTTCGTGGAAGGTGATCTGTAAATCTTTCCACTTTTGAAAGGGAAAGCTCCTGAGATAATTATTTTATCAAACTCCATAACTTGGACAATATCATTCTCATCTTTAACATTAAGAATGATGCCATCTGAGTTGCGCCTAACTGATATTACTTCAGTGTTCCAGCAAAATTCTACAGGCAGGCGCTCACATAACTTCTGCCAGAAACCCATGTAACCTCCTCTAAACCGCTGGATTTTTCCAGCCATGGAGGTCCTTGTGAACTCATGGACGTAAGCATAAGGCATGTCTTCTACAAATCCATAACCTGAAGCTGTGAAACCATATGATACTGATTTAGGAAACGATTTTAGGCCATGATTCCTGAGAAAGGCAGGAGATAAATCTGAAGCAATTTTACTGACACCATGCACCCCAAGATGACCAGTTTCTTTCGCTTCATCCTGCAAAGAGGGGAACATAAACAGAAATCAGTAGTTCAAACTAATTAAAAACAGTAGTCTGTACTAGTCTTTTGTGGCCTAGTCATAACTTACCTGAAGTTTCAGTGTAAGAGAGATCATGGAGACATAGTCATCCACCAATTTCATGTCACGAATTGTTCCTCCTCTACTATCAATTAGAGCGAAGATATCTTTATTTAAGTCCTCCAGTTCAGCCCCAGTTTCTTTTGCCAAATGAAAAATAGTGGGGGCACTGTTGGCAGCCAGAACTTGACCTCCCAAATCATAAATCCTTCCTGTAAGACAACATTGCAATCTCTTAATCAGTTTCAAGTGTTTTATGGTCATGGCCTTTTTAGCTTGTGCAAATGAATTTCAAGTGATCGTTAAAAAATTCAGACAGAACTTATCATATAATGGACTAATAATCTGAACTACATAAGATTTGATTCTGTACAGCTACATTCGTTATCTGTTAtctgttttcttattttcatttaGGTTAATTTCAGGAAAGATCAATATATTGTTTAAGTTCTCCCCATTTATTCTCTGTGGCCTCAAACAGTCTGAAGATGAAATCTTGGTTAGTCAATTTAAGCATCTTACTATGAGACAAATAGACATTCTTGAATTATACATACAATTTACAATGCCTAAAGAACTGATAAGGACACTACTTTTGGATATAGCATCAACATTGTGAATTTAAGTCATACCATCAATGTCAACAGATTCACACATTCCTCCAGCAGATTGATATTTCTCAAGAACTGTCACATTACAGTAACCAAGTCTGGATAGAGCATATGCAGCAGATAATCCACTCGGACCAGCTCCCACTATTGCGATTCTTGTTTGGACAGGAAAGCATGGGTGCAATCTTGAGAACAAATCATCAACTGATACTGATGGATCCATATTCTTCCAACTAAAACATTCAAGCACAAAATCAATTACTAATATTAGTACATAACTGAAATGCGACATGTTACATGGCTTTGTTGATCATAATCTGACATGGTTAACAAGTAGCCTCTCTAATAGTATTATGAAGAAAACTAGGATCTGCTTGACAAGTATTACTGTTGATATGCCAGTCTAAATACTCGAATTATAAATATTTCCTCCGAGAAAAACACAATATTCGGTTTATTTCAATATGTGTGATATCATCAAAAGTGTAATCCTTCAGATTCTAAAACTATGGATGCAGGTTTAACATTTCTCAGTGACAAGCAAAATTATCTTAACTCTTTAAACTAGGAATAGTAACGTAGGAGTACTTTAACATGCTCCTCTGTTGCAGAACAAGTGTTTTTCTAGAGAAGTccacaaaattgaaaaattaactaTTTTGCAATGCtagaaaagtaaatttttttattccaAATTGGTTTAACAAATAAACTGATGTTCTGATTAAAGCTTAAGTTTGCAAGTCTTTTCTAATTTGAATGTTCATTGAAAGTACTTTAAAGGATAACAAAATTGTATTCGATTAAAGGCAACCCTTCCTAACACCTTATGTGTAAAACGTTTGCCTCCGAAATAGCCAAATTTAGCTTCTCTTCCAATAAATACGCTACAAGTTTTGTCTTCACAGGTTTGTTGAATTGGTTGTCCACTCCCAGAAAAGCCATGTGTATTTCAAACTTCAGATTAAAATGATGATTTGCATTAAAGAAGATGTAATTCCTAgtaaaaataaatcataaaagaagatgaagattaaaaaaaaaaaaaaaaaaaaaagaagtctaGAGTGGTTCTACTTAGAAATGTGCATTAATGGGGTACTTTGTGGGAGGTTTTTTTTCTCTAAACTTTTAACGGGATATTGGGGAATGGAGGCGAAAAATGACTTATATAAGGAcacaaatgaaatttttaaaattttaaataaaaaaaataaaaatttaaaataatttctaaGCAATTCCTAAACTTTAAGAAAGAGTTACAAAAATTAATCATGCTCTTCTTAACGCACACGTGTAACCCATATAATAGAAGGGAATATGGTCTTATGAGTTTAAAACATTCATAACCATATGGCTCCATTTCAAATAttcaacaagaaattgaaattttcaaaatatgttGGCGACTATTTATCAAATTTTCCAAGAAGCAACAGCGAAAAaactataacaaaaaaaataaagaacaaaAAGTTTTAGTCTTTCTCATATCCCTCCATCTCCCAAGTGCAACATTGCCTGACATCATCAGTTTTGTTCTAGTCTATCTGATATCCCTCCATCTCTCAAGTGCAACATTGCCTAACATCATCAGACAACAACATTGGAAACAATTAGACAAAATGGAATGAGCATTTGACTAGACATAGATTCTCCACAAATTTTTGAGTTCAATTTCATAGAATCTAatgtcttctttttctcttatttttctttgCTCAAAAAAAGACATAGATTCtacaaaattgaactaaaaaatTTGTAGCGAATTCAAAGAATACTAAATGCAAATAATACGCCAACTACATCTTACAACTATAGCATTTCACTATTTGTGTACACTCAACATTTCATCATGTAAACAACCACAACAACTTATGATTTTGTAGAAAGCAAAAGAATGCAAGCACAATAGATCAAATTAAGAAGACATACCTCGAGATGTAGCCTAGCAATTAAACTTGCAATGGGGAAGAAGCTATTTAATTGTTCCAAATATTTCTAGTTCTAAAGCAAGAGATGAGACTCATTTATTTACACATGCAAGTCATGTTACGTTGCAAGAAGCTGATGGTCAAACACGCAAGTGGAAATGTAAGGATCTGGTCAGGGAACAGCCAAATGTAAGCATACATGTCAAGTTCAGTTACATTCTCAATGATCATTGTGACGTAACTACCGGTACTTGactttctagttttttttttcaatttttttagtaAGACTTTCTAGCTTACTTAATTTATGTCACTTAGAAATTTTCAACTGAATGATGAAataggtttacaattcaaaattataaaagtttGCTACCATTAATCAAGAAAACTACACAATTAATTTAAAAATGGttcatttcttgttttaacaTCTTGATGATTTGTACCCGCAAAACTATTCTACCATTCCatttttcagaaattatttttcaaaagttgatgATTAGAGTATTTAAGAAACCATTTTTCGTTGCCGGGCACCAAAATTGCTTTGTTATTCTACGAAATAAGCACATGAGTGCATGACTAACATTTTGGTCCTCCATATAGTAATTGAGCTATTTGTACTCGTGAAATATGTGTGCCTTTCTTTGATTGAATTCTTTTTCACTAATCAATCCCACGAAAGTGGAAATTAAGAAGgttttgat
This window contains:
- the LOC113701278 gene encoding uncharacterized protein; translated protein: MDPSVSVDDLFSRLHPCFPVQTRIAIVGAGPSGLSAAYALSRLGYCNVTVLEKYQSAGGMCESVDIDGRIYDLGGQVLAANSAPTIFHLAKETGAELEDLNKDIFALIDSRGGTIRDMKLVDDYVSMISLTLKLQDEAKETGHLGVHGVSKIASDLSPAFLRNHGLKSFPKSVSYGFTASGYGFVEDMPYAYVHEFTRTSMAGKIQRFRGGYMGFWQKLCERLPVEFCWNTEVISVRRNSDGIILNVKDENDIVQVMEFDKIIISGAFPFKSGKIYRSPSTNLPGSMNECLHMSMLEKELFSKVETIDYYTTVLKTKGLEHIPKGFYYFEEFMIDPATLGNPVAMQRFYGDTDIFLFWSYGNSSDIRGSTVTDLAINAVENMGGQVQKVVLQRQFKYFPHVSSEDMKNGFYDKLEHELQGQNSTYFIGGLMAFELTERNASYAMALMRKHFASNTPVPDFPYVKRLLPLNSNRLALSCKPSIVPGIQFPDLPSLNSYLRHWATHTVTQDKILYTWINEKGDKVAQRTFKEMDTNASVIAYKLLTSQKPTINPGDKVLLVYLPGLDFVDAFFGCLRARVVPVPVIPPDPLQRGGQALLHISNIAKRCNPAAILSTFSYHLTVRAASAKNMILLNGKSKSSLHWPNLPWLHTDAWIKKSIISAEYNDMDDLSEPKSDELCFLQFTSGSTGEAKGVMITHGGLIHNVKLMRRKYRSTSRTILVSWLPQYHDMGLIGGLLTSMVSGAYAILFSPMTFIRDPLLWLQVISKNHATHSAGPNFAFELLVRKLELNKVQNFDLSSLVFLMTAAEPIRPATLKRFIELTQAFGLSQEVMAPGYGLAENCVYVCSAYGEDKPILVDWQGRVCCGYFNPNDKDVDIRIVDPETGKELEKSENEGEVWVSSLSSGVGYWDMKELSETTFRNKLDNHSGKLYLRTGDLGRVIEGKLFITGRIKDLIIIAGRNVYSSDIEKTVESSSEILRPGCCAAVSVPSEILLAKGISVPDVSDQIALVVIAEVRETKFSSQEVVKKLETRVAEEHGVIVAATVLIKPRSISKTTSGKIRRFECAKKFIDGTLSVIVEPASRDNKSTPKSKRNSSHPQKTRDLSSTMGTVSKKDIIEFLKGLLSEQTGISSAKISTTESLVSYGVDSIGVVRAAQRLSDFLGVQVGAIDIFTATCIDDLANFAENLLVKSRSIPTLPGSTLPGSTATQTVPNRAEVDFKVSESQKLIIWIAHLIALAYISLLLTCPAYLSVRGYTVLVSWTHPLLQRSPLIGYLISLAFAPLSWIFCICSTCFCIALFGNSVLQPNYWLSPEISIWSLGFVKWWSLYKAQEVASKILAVHLRGTVFLNHWFRMLGAKIATSAVIDTIDITDPSLVSIGEEDVIAEGALLQSHEVRNGILSFSPIRMGQKSFVGPYAVIQKGSIIGDGAEVFALQTYEGNGDCKNSSANVVQKGKLCEETIRKPSGSESTIQFLGIYMVSCLSSLSAAIIYLFYIWIFEKDISLDHFGYFCICGAFHWLPYTMVAYAAIFDSAPSNPIISAFLVAAGYAAHGFILSIFTGILSSYLQRGEANEKYLSSWFAHRLNVACHVRFAKFLSGTEAFAMYLRLLGAKIGQNCSIRSINAVLDPKLISIGDGVHLGDFSRITPGYYCQDGYTYGKIEIQENSVLGSQSLILPGAVVERDVILGAISIAPSNTVLQRGGVYLGSQAPVMVRNIMYSLDERIEEMDVNYKKVLGNLAANLAATTLKVRSRYFHRIGAAGKGSLVFYKTIPGFPNHKIFSPGRCYPIIIRHSNCLSSDDDARRDPRGAAIRILSEGKSPLLDLTLKTGKAFHARTIGDFATWLVCSAAAREEHVKHAPHVRDAMWGSLRQPDSYAELHYYSNFSRLFRFENGQEMYVRFKLRPFNKNIAEDSGKVEPMGILPPDTGSIPRDEKDTRPLLFLAEDFQCRVNSPDKVRYVLQLQIRPVPEDASITEIALDCTKPWDETEFPYMEVGEIIIDEMLTKEESDGLEFNPFFRCHEVDVIRATSYNQSASLDHGRSVVYEICQHLRNSKPLPETWRIFLDRTDVKLDFSGCPMAAKLEKKELGKVTLARTWYTTLWLTSVQALLQIFLPYFLLGLVINIPFNCIFSINESKKIWVLPLFWVFSGLLGGLLCTLTKWILVGKKEEGETVLIWSKATYMDTIWQAIRTLVAEYLMGMTSGSFLFGIWMKTLGSEVAWDQGAYVDSTEALLNPEMVKIEKYGSVEREALLFGHIYEGEGGKVKYGKIDIEDGGFVGSRAVAMPGVTVESGGKLNALSLAMKGEIVG